The following proteins come from a genomic window of Proteinivorax hydrogeniformans:
- a CDS encoding head-tail connector protein, with protein MISLEEAKLYLRVEGDEEDALIASLLTASIELCEGILRYPLAEFEEVPELVKNAVLFATASMYENREGDGIKSTFETLKDLLSPYRKESW; from the coding sequence ATGATTTCTTTAGAAGAAGCAAAGCTTTATCTGAGAGTAGAAGGTGATGAGGAAGATGCCCTCATTGCCTCACTACTTACAGCATCAATTGAATTATGTGAAGGCATATTAAGATATCCATTAGCAGAGTTTGAAGAAGTTCCGGAGCTTGTGAAGAACGCTGTACTCTTTGCCACCGCTTCCATGTATGAAAACCGGGAAGGAGATGGCATTAAATCTACCTTCGAAACCTTGAAAGATCTCCTAAGCCCTTACCGAAAGGAAAGCTGGTGA
- a CDS encoding phage tail tape measure protein, giving the protein MAEVGSLNVRVGLDATGFQNGISNINQQLRKVQSEFKLASSEIGKHGGELDKLRAKSDTLTNQKALQSRKVEALRQAHQRSVETKGADAKATQNLEIKLNQAQTRLNYMEQDLKNVNREIAKQSTSWYQMGKALEPVGQKMQAVGKQMGDVGKNLTKKVTLPLVGIGTAAVKVGSDFQAGMSEVQAISGATGDEIKALEDIAKEMGSTTKFSATQSAEGLKYMALAGWDTKEMVAALPGVLDLAAAANMNLAQASDIVTDTMSAFQMEAKEAETAVDIFAATSSKSNTDVRQLGEAMRYAGASANAAGMDLVHTNTALAIFADSGIKGSQAGTTFAAVLRDIRNSAEDGSIAIGETAVAVYDAEGNMRDLGSIMADVEAATKGMSDAQRDAALGAIFGEQAMRGVNIMLAEGSEKYTELEAAIRGSDGAAGDMASTMQDNLQGELTKLKSALEGVAIQIFEVLVPHLNTLVASLQNAVAWFSNLDESTQETIIKVAALVAAIGPLLIIGGKIVSGAGAIIGVFSKISIAIAGKTAAAGTATAATGGLVAAKGALATAATVLTGPIGLAVAAVAALTVGGIALARHLREDSIPAVDLFGDEVSASTEEAVGGFMELNEEATIALNQLSWSGQTVTEEMAEGITSNFTQMAEQVQAGLDEHHEESLAKMQDFVSNSAEMSEQEQQEVLENMQTGYENRKQAIADGEARIKEILDTASEEKRALTKSEQEEINAIQQEMVETGIQALSESELESKVIMERMRAQAGELSALQAAEVVQNSIEQKEGAIEAAKDQHDEVIREIIRQRDEAGSITKEQADRLIQEAARQKEESIKNAKEMHDSVISEAKIQANEHVDQVDWQTGEVLSRWGVMKNSIAERSREIGDSISNSWNNVKNTTTKTWDDLKSNTSESWQNMRDTISENGGGIQGTIRTFTNRYRKDWENSLTAMDDLTGGRFSSMADKVSESFSNIGDSIQSGIDRLRSWNEQRIEDKEVTITQKVQNITENITSRVPTPFQRNFQGTSFFQGGLTMVGELGPELVELPRGSKIYNDYHTEQILDKKADINHTGTIKVVGVSNQNELYETVDIIMDRLRQEARG; this is encoded by the coding sequence TTGGCAGAGGTAGGAAGTTTAAATGTTCGAGTGGGGCTTGATGCCACTGGCTTTCAAAATGGCATATCCAACATTAATCAACAACTTAGAAAAGTACAGTCAGAGTTTAAGTTGGCAAGCTCCGAGATTGGAAAGCATGGCGGTGAGCTGGATAAGTTAAGGGCAAAGTCAGATACCTTAACTAATCAAAAGGCATTGCAAAGCAGAAAGGTAGAAGCTTTAAGACAGGCCCATCAAAGGTCAGTAGAGACCAAGGGGGCCGATGCTAAAGCCACACAAAATTTAGAAATCAAACTAAATCAAGCCCAGACTAGACTTAATTACATGGAGCAAGATTTAAAAAACGTCAATAGAGAAATAGCCAAACAGTCCACCTCCTGGTACCAGATGGGAAAAGCTTTAGAACCTGTTGGGCAGAAAATGCAGGCCGTAGGGAAACAGATGGGCGATGTGGGCAAAAACCTCACAAAAAAAGTAACTCTCCCCTTAGTGGGAATTGGTACGGCAGCGGTTAAAGTAGGCTCTGATTTTCAGGCAGGAATGAGTGAAGTACAAGCCATTAGTGGCGCTACTGGTGATGAAATAAAAGCCCTAGAGGATATCGCCAAAGAAATGGGTTCTACCACTAAATTTTCTGCTACTCAGTCAGCAGAAGGGCTTAAATATATGGCCCTTGCAGGATGGGATACAAAAGAGATGGTAGCAGCCCTTCCTGGAGTCCTTGACCTCGCAGCCGCTGCTAATATGAATTTAGCACAGGCTTCAGATATCGTCACAGACACTATGAGTGCTTTTCAAATGGAAGCTAAAGAAGCTGAAACAGCGGTAGATATCTTTGCAGCGACTTCTTCTAAATCGAACACGGACGTACGTCAGCTTGGAGAAGCCATGAGGTATGCCGGTGCTTCGGCTAATGCTGCAGGAATGGATCTGGTGCATACAAACACTGCTCTTGCTATCTTTGCCGATTCAGGTATTAAAGGGTCGCAGGCAGGAACTACTTTTGCAGCTGTGCTAAGGGATATCAGAAATAGTGCTGAAGATGGGTCAATTGCAATTGGTGAAACAGCCGTAGCCGTCTATGACGCTGAAGGGAATATGAGAGACCTTGGCAGTATTATGGCAGATGTTGAAGCCGCGACAAAAGGGATGTCTGATGCCCAAAGAGACGCCGCCCTTGGAGCTATATTTGGCGAGCAAGCTATGCGTGGTGTTAACATTATGCTGGCAGAAGGCTCAGAGAAATATACAGAGTTGGAGGCAGCCATTCGAGGTTCTGATGGTGCAGCAGGTGATATGGCTTCCACTATGCAGGATAATCTTCAAGGGGAACTGACCAAATTAAAATCTGCGCTTGAAGGGGTGGCCATTCAGATCTTTGAGGTATTGGTCCCTCACTTAAACACACTTGTGGCGAGCCTTCAAAATGCAGTAGCTTGGTTTTCAAACCTTGATGAGAGTACCCAAGAGACCATTATTAAAGTCGCAGCCCTTGTAGCTGCTATTGGTCCACTTCTTATTATCGGTGGGAAAATCGTATCTGGCGCTGGAGCGATTATTGGAGTCTTTTCTAAAATTTCCATCGCCATTGCCGGTAAAACAGCAGCCGCAGGAACAGCTACTGCCGCAACAGGAGGACTGGTTGCAGCAAAAGGGGCACTGGCAACAGCAGCGACCGTCCTAACAGGCCCCATTGGCCTTGCCGTAGCAGCGGTAGCAGCGCTAACCGTAGGCGGAATTGCCCTTGCTAGACATTTAAGAGAGGACAGCATTCCCGCTGTTGACTTATTCGGTGATGAAGTATCTGCATCCACGGAGGAAGCGGTAGGTGGATTTATGGAGCTTAACGAAGAGGCGACTATTGCTCTTAACCAGCTTTCATGGAGTGGTCAGACGGTAACCGAAGAAATGGCCGAAGGAATCACATCAAACTTTACACAGATGGCAGAACAAGTCCAAGCTGGTCTTGATGAACATCATGAAGAATCTTTAGCAAAGATGCAAGACTTTGTCAGTAACAGTGCAGAAATGTCAGAACAAGAGCAGCAGGAAGTTTTAGAGAATATGCAAACAGGCTATGAAAATAGAAAACAGGCTATAGCTGATGGAGAGGCGAGGATAAAAGAAATCCTAGATACAGCGTCTGAAGAAAAAAGAGCTCTAACTAAATCGGAGCAGGAAGAAATCAATGCTATCCAACAAGAAATGGTGGAAACAGGCATACAAGCCTTATCTGAAAGTGAGCTAGAATCAAAAGTCATTATGGAACGAATGAGAGCTCAAGCGGGAGAGTTGAGTGCCTTACAGGCGGCTGAAGTGGTGCAAAACAGCATAGAGCAAAAAGAAGGTGCTATTGAAGCGGCTAAGGACCAGCATGATGAGGTCATCCGTGAAATCATACGTCAACGGGATGAAGCAGGGAGTATCACAAAAGAGCAAGCCGATCGTTTGATTCAGGAGGCAGCTAGGCAGAAGGAAGAGTCTATCAAAAACGCTAAAGAGATGCACGATAGTGTTATTTCAGAGGCAAAAATTCAGGCAAACGAGCATGTAGATCAAGTGGATTGGCAAACCGGTGAAGTTCTATCTAGGTGGGGAGTTATGAAAAACAGCATCGCCGAAAGGTCAAGGGAAATAGGAGATAGTATAAGTAACTCTTGGAACAACGTTAAAAACACAACGACTAAAACTTGGGATGACTTAAAATCTAATACCTCAGAGTCTTGGCAGAACATGCGAGACACTATTAGCGAAAACGGTGGTGGAATACAAGGAACAATTAGAACCTTTACAAATAGGTATAGAAAAGATTGGGAAAATAGCCTAACTGCTATGGACGACTTAACTGGTGGAAGGTTTTCTTCTATGGCAGATAAAGTATCAGAGTCGTTTTCAAATATTGGCGATTCCATACAAAGTGGTATCGACCGCCTTAGAAGCTGGAACGAGCAAAGGATAGAAGATAAGGAAGTTACCATTACTCAAAAAGTTCAAAACATAACAGAAAATATTACAAGTAGGGTGCCAACTCCATTTCAAAGAAACTTTCAAGGGACAAGCTTTTTTCAAGGTGGGCTAACTATGGTAGGAGAGCTAGGTCCAGAGCTTGTTGAACTGCCCAGGGGCTCTAAGATATATAACGATTACCACACAGAGCAGATTCTAGATAAAAAAGCCGATATCAACCACACAGGAACAATTAAAGTGGTAGGGGTAAGCAATCAAAACGAACTTTATGAAACAGTTGATATTATCATGGATAGGCTACGTCAGGAGGCTAGAGGCTAA
- a CDS encoding phage major capsid protein produces the protein MDKVLELREKRAKVWEQAKKFLDEKRGENGILSPEDTATYEKMEAEVVALGKEVERLERQSALDLELSKATTNAIRNTPENKNDPEKQGRASREYDRAFWNAMRRQTTESARNTLKIGEDSEGGYLAPDQFERTLIEALEEENLMRSIAKIIKTSSGDRKIPVVASKGTASWVDEEGPIPESDDSFGIMSIGAYKLATMIKVSEELLQDSVFNLGTYIAKEFARRIGQREEEAFIIGDGNGKPTGLFGSAELGHTTTAATLKFDDLMDLFYSLKSPYRKKATFITNDATIKEVRKLKDGNGQYLWQPSVRAGEPDTILNRPVKTSSHVPIIEAASKPIAFGDTSYYWIADRQGRSFQRLNELYAATGQVGFKATQRVDGKLILPEAVKVLQMKA, from the coding sequence ATGGATAAGGTATTAGAACTTCGAGAAAAACGAGCGAAAGTGTGGGAGCAGGCTAAGAAATTCTTAGATGAAAAACGTGGTGAAAATGGGATTTTATCTCCAGAGGACACCGCCACTTATGAAAAGATGGAAGCTGAAGTGGTGGCCCTTGGAAAAGAGGTAGAAAGACTAGAAAGGCAATCAGCCCTTGATTTAGAGTTATCAAAAGCCACTACCAATGCTATAAGAAACACGCCGGAGAATAAAAACGATCCTGAAAAACAAGGCAGAGCATCAAGGGAGTATGACAGAGCCTTTTGGAATGCTATGAGACGCCAAACGACGGAATCTGCAAGAAACACTTTAAAGATTGGAGAAGACAGTGAGGGCGGATACCTTGCGCCAGATCAATTTGAAAGAACTCTCATTGAAGCCTTGGAAGAAGAAAACCTAATGAGAAGCATTGCAAAAATTATAAAAACTTCCTCGGGGGATAGGAAAATCCCAGTTGTGGCATCTAAAGGGACGGCTTCTTGGGTAGATGAAGAAGGACCAATTCCAGAATCTGACGATAGCTTTGGGATTATGTCTATTGGTGCTTATAAGCTAGCTACCATGATTAAGGTATCAGAAGAGCTCTTACAAGACAGTGTGTTTAATCTAGGCACCTATATCGCAAAAGAGTTTGCAAGACGTATTGGTCAACGAGAAGAAGAAGCCTTTATTATCGGAGACGGGAACGGGAAACCAACAGGGCTCTTTGGAAGTGCTGAGCTTGGACACACAACAACAGCTGCTACCCTAAAGTTTGATGACTTAATGGATCTATTTTATTCCCTAAAGTCACCCTACAGAAAGAAAGCGACCTTTATAACTAATGATGCAACCATTAAGGAGGTTAGGAAGCTTAAAGATGGAAATGGTCAGTATTTATGGCAGCCATCTGTTAGAGCAGGAGAACCTGATACGATTTTAAATCGACCTGTAAAAACTTCCAGCCATGTTCCAATAATTGAGGCGGCTTCAAAGCCTATTGCCTTTGGTGATACCTCCTACTATTGGATTGCCGATAGACAGGGGAGATCTTTCCAAAGGCTGAACGAACTTTATGCAGCGACAGGACAAGTTGGATTTAAAGCGACTCAGCGTGTGGATGGTAAGCTCATTCTTCCTGAAGCTGTAAAAGTACTACAGATGAAAGCGTAG
- a CDS encoding phage portal protein, translating into MPIISKLFNSRADPNNSMWESAYSFFFGPTSSGKHVDERTAMQTSAVYACVRILSETIASLPLHTYVRTDKGKEKAIDHRLYTLLHDAPNDEMTSFVFRETLMGHLLLWGNAYAQVIRDGRGKVVSLYPLMPDKMTVKRSESGEIYYSYQKDSEEHILRSFEVLHIPGLGFDGLVGHSPIAMAKQAIGMAIATEEYGATYFKNGANPGGVLEHPGILKDPGKVRDSWNSVYGGSNNANRVAVLEEGLSFKPITIPPEQSQFLQTRKFQINEIARIFRIPPHMIGDLERSSFSNIEQQSLEFVKYTLTPWLSRWEMAMKKTLLSPSEQKDYFFKMNVEGLLRGDYKTRMEGYSIGIQNGFLSPNDVRELEDLNPIEHGDVYAVNGNMLKLEDIGAYVKKDKKGSEG; encoded by the coding sequence ATACCGATAATATCAAAGTTATTTAATTCAAGAGCTGATCCAAATAACAGCATGTGGGAGAGTGCCTACAGCTTTTTCTTTGGTCCAACCAGTAGTGGAAAGCATGTAGACGAGCGAACTGCCATGCAAACATCTGCTGTTTATGCCTGTGTAAGAATTCTATCTGAAACCATAGCATCACTACCGCTTCACACCTATGTTCGAACAGACAAGGGAAAAGAAAAAGCAATCGACCATCGTTTATACACTTTGCTCCATGATGCACCTAATGATGAGATGACTTCTTTTGTGTTTCGAGAAACACTGATGGGTCATCTTTTATTATGGGGAAATGCATATGCCCAGGTAATTCGTGACGGTAGAGGAAAAGTGGTATCTCTTTACCCTCTTATGCCAGACAAAATGACAGTAAAGAGAAGTGAGAGTGGTGAGATTTACTATAGCTATCAAAAAGACAGTGAAGAGCATATCTTAAGAAGTTTTGAAGTGCTTCACATCCCGGGACTTGGTTTTGATGGACTGGTGGGACATTCCCCCATTGCCATGGCAAAGCAAGCAATAGGAATGGCTATCGCCACAGAGGAATACGGCGCTACCTATTTTAAAAATGGTGCAAATCCCGGTGGTGTATTAGAGCATCCCGGTATATTAAAGGATCCGGGGAAGGTAAGGGATAGCTGGAATAGCGTTTATGGGGGCAGTAATAATGCCAATCGAGTGGCTGTCTTAGAAGAGGGGCTTTCCTTTAAACCCATTACGATTCCGCCAGAGCAGAGCCAGTTTCTCCAGACACGTAAGTTTCAGATTAATGAAATTGCTAGGATCTTTCGTATTCCGCCACATATGATTGGGGATTTGGAGAGGTCCAGTTTTTCAAACATTGAGCAGCAGAGTTTGGAGTTTGTGAAATACACACTGACACCTTGGCTCTCGCGCTGGGAAATGGCTATGAAAAAGACTTTGCTGTCACCATCGGAACAGAAGGACTATTTCTTCAAGATGAATGTGGAGGGCCTTCTTAGGGGGGACTATAAGACTAGAATGGAAGGTTACAGCATTGGTATTCAAAATGGTTTTTTAAGTCCCAACGATGTGAGGGAGCTAGAAGACCTAAATCCTATTGAGCATGGGGATGTCTATGCTGTGAATGGAAACATGCTAAAACTCGAAGATATAGGTGCTTATGTTAAAAAAGATAAGAAAGGAAGTGAGGGGTAG
- a CDS encoding head maturation protease, ClpP-related, translated as MKFWNFAKTEEGRTLYLDGYIAEESWFEDDVTPKIFKEELEAERGDITLFINSPGGDCFAASRIYTMLKEYEGKVTVKIDGIAASAASVIAMAGDEVLMSPTAMLMIHNPATIVWGEVLDMKRGIEVLSEVKESIINAYESKAGLTRQKISTMMDKETWMSAGKALELGFCDEVLYTEKKVPDAVVNGFLFDKMTVTNHFIGRLNKSKPTTKSKEKVEGTDVSQLAKRLELIK; from the coding sequence ATGAAGTTTTGGAATTTTGCTAAGACAGAAGAAGGGAGGACACTTTACCTTGATGGATATATTGCAGAGGAAAGCTGGTTTGAAGATGATGTAACGCCTAAGATTTTTAAAGAGGAACTTGAAGCAGAAAGGGGAGATATAACCCTGTTCATCAACTCCCCAGGGGGAGACTGTTTTGCTGCAAGCAGGATTTATACCATGCTAAAGGAATACGAGGGCAAGGTCACTGTTAAGATTGATGGGATTGCCGCCAGTGCCGCCTCGGTTATCGCTATGGCAGGAGATGAAGTTCTTATGTCTCCCACAGCAATGCTTATGATCCACAACCCGGCTACCATCGTATGGGGCGAGGTATTGGATATGAAAAGAGGCATTGAAGTCTTATCAGAAGTCAAAGAAAGTATTATCAATGCTTATGAGTCAAAAGCAGGGCTCACTAGACAAAAAATATCAACCATGATGGACAAAGAAACATGGATGAGTGCTGGAAAAGCTCTAGAGTTAGGCTTTTGTGATGAAGTGCTTTATACCGAAAAGAAAGTACCGGATGCGGTTGTAAATGGCTTTCTCTTTGACAAGATGACGGTGACCAATCATTTTATTGGCAGGTTAAATAAATCAAAACCTACAACCAAAAGTAAAGAAAAAGTAGAAGGAACTGATGTAAGTCAACTGGCCAAGCGGCTGGAATTAATCAAATAG
- a CDS encoding phage terminase small subunit P27 family: MGQRGRKPKPTELKILEGNPGRKPLNDQEPKPEKRAPKCPSWLEPEAKKEWKRMVKVLESMGILTKVDMTAFAGYCQAYARWKEAEEFLSKHGTIFKTPSGYIQQVPQVSIAQTYLKVMKDFCSEFGLTPAARTRIRVDIEEEAKDDPMAELLRVKN, translated from the coding sequence ATGGGCCAAAGAGGTAGAAAACCAAAACCAACAGAATTAAAAATATTGGAAGGCAACCCAGGAAGAAAACCCCTCAATGACCAAGAACCAAAGCCAGAGAAACGAGCACCTAAGTGTCCGTCATGGCTGGAACCGGAAGCAAAGAAAGAATGGAAACGAATGGTGAAGGTTCTAGAGTCTATGGGAATTCTCACTAAGGTAGATATGACTGCCTTTGCAGGATATTGTCAGGCCTATGCCAGATGGAAGGAAGCGGAGGAATTTCTATCTAAACATGGGACCATATTTAAGACCCCATCCGGATATATTCAGCAGGTGCCACAGGTGTCTATTGCTCAGACTTATCTTAAAGTGATGAAAGACTTCTGTTCTGAGTTTGGACTGACTCCTGCGGCAAGGACCCGTATCAGAGTGGACATAGAAGAAGAAGCTAAAGATGATCCAATGGCGGAACTGTTAAGGGTAAAAAACTAG
- a CDS encoding major tail protein, giving the protein MAQVGLKELHFAEVLEDTTESLLYDETEELAGAINATINPTVNTQELYADDQLWESVSALGKIDVEIETADLPLKTRATLTGSKIVNGVLIEKAGDVPPHIALGFKSQKSDGKYRYIWLLKGVAQPMAEDYSTKRDNVEHRTPKLRFVFMPRSHDGQWKHTADEGSSEFTEAEDWFESVPGDMTEEEPED; this is encoded by the coding sequence ATGGCACAAGTAGGATTAAAAGAACTACATTTTGCAGAGGTGCTGGAAGATACGACGGAAAGTCTTTTATATGATGAGACAGAGGAGTTGGCAGGAGCCATAAACGCCACTATTAATCCAACAGTAAATACTCAGGAACTTTATGCTGATGATCAGCTTTGGGAGTCGGTGTCAGCCCTTGGGAAAATTGATGTGGAGATTGAAACAGCGGACCTTCCTTTAAAAACGAGGGCTACTCTTACAGGGAGCAAAATCGTTAACGGAGTATTAATTGAAAAGGCAGGAGATGTACCACCACACATTGCCCTAGGCTTTAAAAGCCAAAAGTCCGATGGTAAGTATCGCTACATCTGGCTTTTAAAAGGAGTAGCTCAACCTATGGCAGAGGATTATTCGACAAAAAGGGACAACGTGGAACATAGAACACCAAAGCTGAGATTTGTTTTTATGCCAAGATCTCACGATGGACAGTGGAAGCATACTGCTGATGAAGGAAGCTCAGAGTTTACAGAGGCAGAGGACTGGTTTGAATCCGTACCTGGCGATATGACGGAAGAAGAACCTGAAGACTAG
- a CDS encoding Head fiber protein, translating to MGLLSKNYKENGGDKWVVGGTLEIKEGASFLVEGKPFTGGTLIESQEESNATTVAALRDDFNELLVKLKAAGLMK from the coding sequence GTGGGATTATTGAGTAAAAACTATAAAGAAAATGGCGGCGATAAATGGGTCGTAGGAGGCACTCTTGAGATAAAAGAAGGGGCCTCTTTTTTAGTGGAAGGAAAACCATTCACTGGAGGAACCTTAATAGAATCTCAGGAAGAAAGCAATGCCACTACTGTTGCTGCTTTAAGAGATGATTTCAATGAACTTCTTGTGAAATTAAAAGCTGCAGGGCTGATGAAGTAG
- a CDS encoding HK97-gp10 family putative phage morphogenesis protein, giving the protein MELEGMEELISAVEKMGKDGEKIENKALREAGDVIQNAIVEEAPERTGTLKRSIRRSGVRTKEGMKHVQIGPGNAGWYAKFLEFGTVYTKANPFMSRGYEQSKDKAMEKISWELKKGLGLR; this is encoded by the coding sequence ATGGAACTGGAAGGGATGGAAGAATTAATTAGTGCCGTAGAGAAGATGGGAAAAGACGGGGAGAAGATTGAAAATAAGGCACTTCGAGAAGCAGGAGACGTAATTCAAAATGCCATTGTAGAAGAAGCACCTGAACGAACTGGGACATTAAAGAGAAGTATTAGACGCTCCGGTGTTAGAACCAAAGAAGGGATGAAGCATGTGCAGATAGGACCAGGTAATGCTGGCTGGTACGCTAAGTTTTTGGAATTTGGAACCGTCTACACGAAAGCCAACCCCTTTATGTCGAGAGGTTATGAGCAGTCCAAAGATAAAGCCATGGAGAAAATCTCATGGGAGCTAAAGAAAGGGCTAGGGCTAAGATGA
- a CDS encoding phage head closure protein has protein sequence MKIGDLRHRITFQKKITTVNENGFEVETMEDVKTVWTYVSHLHGREFYQAAQVQAEHTVKFTIRYFPKLDPSMEILFRDKRYNIIAIDNIKYRNKWVEIRAKEVVQSG, from the coding sequence ATGAAAATTGGAGATTTAAGACACCGGATCACTTTTCAAAAGAAAATCACCACCGTCAATGAAAATGGCTTTGAAGTAGAAACAATGGAAGATGTGAAAACCGTATGGACATATGTCAGTCACCTTCATGGTAGAGAGTTTTATCAGGCAGCCCAAGTGCAGGCAGAGCATACGGTAAAGTTTACGATTAGGTACTTTCCAAAGCTGGACCCTTCTATGGAGATTTTATTTCGTGACAAACGCTATAACATCATCGCCATTGATAACATCAAATACAGAAATAAGTGGGTGGAAATTCGGGCGAAGGAGGTGGTGCAAAGTGGCTAA
- a CDS encoding terminase TerL endonuclease subunit produces MPYSEEKANRVIKFIEQLKLTKGKWAGKSFKLLPWEIDLIKKAFGTVREDGTRQYRTVYVEIPKKSGKSEIAAAIALYMLLADGESNAEVYVAACDRQQASIIFNTSVNFVEGNQTLSNVTKTVMSTKRIVYPQTGSFYQVLSSDVKSKSGLNVSCVILDEIWTYPNADLARMLTTGSGDAREEPLFIYLTTAGDKLRGYGWEMHQKAKDILNGRRIDDTFLPIIYGLDEGDDWEDEKNWYKANPSLGHTIKIERVREHFQQAKQDPAEEALFKQLRLNMWLKQNIKWMPVETWEKCSIPVEPEKLKGRICYGGLDLSSSTDITAFVLVFPPTEEDDKYYVLPYLWIPEDNMDLRVRRDHVPYDIWEREGHIETTEGNVIHYGFIEKFIEDLGTRFNIQEIAFDRWGAVQMVQNLEGAGFTVVPFGQGFKDMSPPTKELMKLALEKRIAHGGHPVLGWMMDNIHIRTDPAGNIKPDKAKSSEKIDGAVAMIMALDRAIRNDGNHGGKSVYDGRGLLFI; encoded by the coding sequence ATGCCTTACTCTGAAGAAAAAGCCAATAGAGTGATTAAGTTTATTGAGCAGTTAAAACTTACCAAAGGGAAATGGGCAGGAAAATCTTTTAAGCTACTTCCTTGGGAGATTGATTTAATAAAAAAAGCCTTTGGAACGGTAAGGGAAGATGGAACTAGGCAGTACCGCACGGTGTATGTGGAAATCCCTAAAAAATCGGGAAAAAGTGAAATCGCCGCAGCTATTGCCCTTTATATGCTCCTTGCTGATGGTGAATCTAATGCAGAGGTCTATGTAGCCGCTTGTGATCGTCAGCAAGCAAGCATTATCTTCAATACCAGCGTAAACTTTGTAGAAGGGAACCAGACCTTATCGAATGTAACAAAAACCGTGATGTCTACTAAGAGAATTGTCTATCCACAAACCGGGAGCTTTTATCAAGTTTTAAGTTCCGATGTAAAATCCAAATCGGGACTGAATGTTTCTTGTGTAATACTAGATGAGATTTGGACTTACCCTAATGCAGACCTTGCTAGGATGCTTACTACCGGCTCCGGAGATGCTAGAGAAGAGCCGCTCTTTATTTATCTTACTACAGCAGGAGATAAGCTAAGAGGTTATGGCTGGGAGATGCACCAAAAGGCGAAAGACATTTTAAATGGCAGAAGGATAGACGATACATTCTTACCAATTATTTATGGTCTTGATGAAGGTGATGACTGGGAGGATGAAAAGAACTGGTATAAAGCCAATCCAAGCCTTGGCCACACCATCAAAATAGAAAGAGTTAGGGAACACTTCCAGCAGGCCAAACAGGACCCAGCAGAAGAAGCTCTATTTAAGCAGCTGCGGCTGAATATGTGGCTTAAGCAAAATATCAAGTGGATGCCGGTGGAAACTTGGGAGAAGTGTAGCATCCCAGTAGAGCCTGAGAAACTAAAGGGTAGAATCTGCTACGGTGGGTTGGACTTATCAAGCTCTACGGACATTACCGCTTTTGTATTGGTATTTCCACCAACGGAAGAAGATGATAAATATTATGTATTGCCATACCTTTGGATTCCAGAGGATAACATGGATTTAAGAGTACGTAGAGATCATGTCCCTTACGACATTTGGGAAAGAGAAGGTCATATTGAGACGACTGAAGGCAATGTCATACACTATGGTTTTATAGAAAAATTCATTGAGGACTTAGGAACTCGGTTTAATATACAGGAAATCGCATTTGACCGCTGGGGAGCAGTGCAGATGGTTCAAAACTTAGAAGGAGCAGGTTTCACTGTGGTGCCTTTTGGACAAGGCTTTAAAGATATGTCGCCGCCCACAAAAGAGTTAATGAAACTGGCTCTTGAAAAACGAATAGCCCACGGAGGACATCCAGTCCTTGGCTGGATGATGGATAATATTCATATTAGAACCGATCCTGCAGGAAATATTAAGCCGGATAAAGCTAAATCCAGTGAAAAGATTGATGGAGCTGTGGCGATGATTATGGCTCTTGACAGGGCTATTAGGAATGACGGGAATCATGGTGGGAAGTCGGTTTATGATGGGAGGGGGCTTCTCTTTATATAA